From the genome of Neomonachus schauinslandi chromosome 5, ASM220157v2, whole genome shotgun sequence, one region includes:
- the KLHDC7B gene encoding kelch domain-containing protein 7B, producing MIQGASGPGGLSWGWGGQDDWDGAVLTLLALAAVAASALALHWFGSGQDQEAAAPASTAPGAQPSQAGGARPALPLKSKVSGGVEGSSPGQGKPDPPERGQGSPAAAGAQDPKLRGGGRLAATALPPLKTPGEVTTGGALGQQQGNAKPEAPRGKRREPLGPGTALVGRSKVGGTSGPLLIHFTPRSPGRQMEGQVEAGGVQVKVPTHQGLVHTTEQDTSPWQRGVGSPGSLERGPSSRRWQVDHSSGDRNRHFPRLDSLRLGAVVSVWDAVDAGSSLSTGSQRPPVPQEPPPSHTTQTGPLAEGTEKGCRESSLQPAPVLALESREPGSQAPREAQGSPASVEGWPWERRDFLVTRSFSQAPGSMGPWPEGSQCGHPLLSQGRGTTDANDAVKAGANGSGDGSFFSSGPGGTEEQAGHGVREGRESQQGQGEQSSEQEGDLQDRGKPSTDTVQGAPSLSPLGTPSPRFPKPLPPLASPLTVRPQGGLLPVGPTSSPSDSLSLRVSQGPVEDETHRPVQAPAAAPAPAPSAALASTPAPAPALVSAPAPSSAAAPALSPAPSSGSRPTAQDHSVALRKDKQEGQISTSWENLISMVLRSHPFPRQERPQGRAPRAAPESPRDPSTGAPSENRESASAPEGAAPSLEVRNGSSGADTEAGRRQQQSHLETKEAPIPEPPSGPRGDAVEEKRAEDPLLPGAAMPGAPSPRPERRQPGPQPSPTGRGASQPVPPPRKRGACQRAESSERGVRQGASARRRGEAPGEKPRPAGRGIVVPGKQKEARKLMVLLQRPGRWGEGEGPWKPSPLAREPASAAALPQRPDLGNCLDVLAFAQRHAEPGLLRETYALMSDNLLHVLGDPHLYRQLSGADRERILSLRTGRGQAVLGVLVLPSLYRVSRSGLTRGPCGEEAPTPGPAPLPPRTHLHVFNPRENTWRPLTQVPEEAPLRGCGLCTMHNYLFLAGGIRGSGAKAVCSNEVFCYNPLTNIWSQVRPMQQARAQLKLVALDGLLYAIGGECLYSMESYDPRTDAWTSRAPLPAGTFPVAHEAVACRGDIYVTGGHLFYRLLRYSPGKDAWDECPYSASHRRSSDMVALGAFLYRFDLLRGVGAAVMRYNTVTGSWSRAASLPLPDPAPLHCTALGNTIYCLNHQVTATFTVSEGTAQFQARELQPFALGSKGVLCPFILTLPATDPLQTAL from the coding sequence ATGATCCAGGGTGCCTCGGGGCCCGGTGGcctcagctggggctggggcgggcAGGATGACTGGGACGGCGCTGTCCTGACCCTGCTGGCGCTGGCTGCGGTGGCCGCCTCGGCACTGGCCTTGCACTGGTTTGGCTCTGGGCAGGACCAGGAGGCAGCAGCACCCGCATCCACAGCCCCTGGGGCCCAGCCTTCACAGGCAGGAGGAGCCAGGCCCGCCCTGCCCCTGAAGTCCAAGGTCAGTGGTGGTGTTGAGGGAAGCAGCCCAGGGCAGGGGAAGCCAGACCCTCCGGAACGTGGCCAGGGGAGTCCGGCTGCAGCAGGGGCCCAGGATCCGAAGCTCCGGGGAGGTGGCCGTCTGGCTGCCACAGCTCTACCTCCACTCAAGACACCTGGTGAGGTGACCACTGGAGGGGCCTTGGGACAGCAGCAAGGTAATGCCAAGCCAGAAGCCCCCCGAGGCAAAAGAAGGGAGCCTCTCGGGCCAGGTACTGCCCTCGTGGGTAGAAGCAAAGTGGGGGGGACGTCTGGCCCCCTCCTGATACACTTCACCCCTCGGAGTCCTGGCAGACAGATGGAAGGACAAGTGGAGGCAGGAGGCGTCCAAGTCAAGGTGCCAACTCACCAGGGCCTGGTCCACACCACAGAACAGGACACCAGTCCCTGGCAACGAGGTGTAGGGTCACCTGGCTCACTAGAGAGAGGCCCCAGCAGCCGGCGGTGGCAGGTGGACCACAGCTCAGGAGATAGAAACCGCCACTTCCCGAGGTTGGACTCCCTGCGCCTGGGAGCTGTGGTGAGCGTGTGGGATGCTGTGGATGCAGGCAGCAGCCTCTCCACAGGCTCTCAGAGGCCCCCTGTTCCCCAGGAGCCACCTCCATCACACACCACGCAGACTGGGCCCTTGGCTGAGGGCACAGAGAAGGGGTGCAGGGAGAGCAGCCTCCAACCAGCCCCAGTCCTAGCTCTggaaagcagggagcctgggtcccaggctcccagggaggCTCAGGGATCTCCAGCCTCCGTGGAAGGCTGGCCCTGGGAGAGGAGGGATTTTCTTGTCACCAGGAGCTTCAGCCAGGCCCCAGGCTCCATGGGCCCATGGCCAGAGGGGTCGCAGTGTGGACACCCACTCTTGTCTCAAGGGCGGGGGACCACAGACGCCAACGACGCAGTAAAGGCTGGGGCTAATGGCTCTGGAGATGGCTCTTTCTTCAGCTCAGGGCCCGGTGGGACAGAGGAGCAAGCGGGCCACGGcgtcagagaagggagagaatcccagcaAGGCCAGGGGGAGCAGAgcagtgagcaggagggagaccTTCAGGACAGAGGAAAGCCCTCTACAGACACCGTCCAGGGAGCCCCCTCCTTGAGTCCCTTAGGCACACCCTCTCCACGCTTCCCTAAGCCCCTTCCACCCTTGGCTTCCCCTCTGACAGTACGTCCCCAAGGAGGTCTCTTACCTGTAGGCCCAACCTCCTCACCTTCAGACTCTTTGTCCCTCAGAGTTAGCCAGGGTCCTGTGGAGGATGAAACTCACAGGCCAGTGCAAgccccagctgcagccccagccccagccccgtcCGCTGCCCTAGCCtcaaccccagccccagccccagccctagTGTCAGCCCCAGCGCCATCCtcagctgcagccccagccctgtcccctgcccccagtaGTGGGTCAAGGCCTACGGCACAGGACCACAGTGTGGCTCTCCGCAAGgacaagcaggaggggcaaatCTCAACCAGCTGGGAAAATCTTATTTCCATGGTTCTTAGGAGTCACCCTTTCCCCAGGCAAGAGAGACCCCAAGGGAGAGCCCCAAGGGCAGCTCCCGAGAGCCCTAGAGATCCCAGCACTGGTGCACCCTCTGAgaacagagagtctgcttctgcccctgaaGGGGCCGCCCCCAGCCTGGAGGTCAGGAATGGCTCCTCAGGGGCAGACACAGAGGCTGGACGTCGGCAACAGCAGAGCCACTTGGAGACCAAGGAGGCTCCCATCCCAGAGCCTCCCTCAGGTCCGAGAGGAGATGCAGTCGAGGAGAAGCGTGCAGAAGACCCTCTGTTGCCGGGAGCTGCAATGCCCGGGGCCCCATCACCGCGCCCTGAGCGGAGGCAGCCAggcccccaaccctcccccactGGGAGGGGCGCCTCACAGCCGGTTCCGCCGCCGCGGAAACGCGGCGCGTGTCAAAGAGCAGAGAGCTCCGAGCGCGGTGTCCGCCAGGGGGCGTCCGCGAGGCGCCGGggagaggctccaggggagaagcCCCGCCCTGCAGGCCGCGGGATAGTCGTCCCGGGAAAGCAGAAGGAGGCCCGCAAGCTCATGGTGCTTCTGCAGAGGCCGGggcgctggggggagggggaggggccctgGAAGCCCAGCCCCCTAGCCCGCGAGCCGGCTTCGGCAGCAGCTCTACCACAACGCCCGGACCTGGGCAACTGCCTGGACGTCCTGGCCTTCGCCCAGCGGCACGCGGAGCCCGGCCTGCTGCGGGAGACATACGCCTTGATGAGCGACAATCTGCTGCACGTGCTGGGAGACCCGCACCTCTACCGGCAGCTGAGCGGGGCGGACCGGGAGCGCATCCTGAGCCTTCGGACTGGCCGGGGCCAGGCGGTGCTGGGGGTCCTTGTGCTGCCCAGCCTCTACCGGGTGAGCCGCTCAGGGCTCACCAGGGGCCCTTGTGGGGAGGAGGCTCCTACTCCGGGGCCTGCACCCCTGCCTCCGCGCACGCACCTGCACGTGTTCAACCCCCGAGAAAACACCTGGCGGCCCCTGACTCAGGTGCCGGAGGAGGCCCCGCTGCGGGGCTGTGGTCTCTGCACCATGCACAACTACCTGTTCCTGGCCGGGGGCATCCGTGGCTCCGGTGCCAAGGCCGTCTGCTCCAACGAGGTCTTCTGCTACAACCCGCTGACCAACATCTGGAGCCAGGTGAGGCCCATGCAGCAGGCCCGGGCCCAGCTCAAGCTGGTGGCTCTGGACGGGCTGCTTTACGCCATCGGTGGCGAGTGCCTGTACAGCATGGAGAGCTACGATCCGCGCACGGACGCCTGGACCTCGCGCGCGCCCCTCCCTGCAGGCACCTTCCCTGTGGCCCACGAGGCTGTGGCCTGCCGTGGGGACATCTATGTCACTGGGGGCCACCTCTTCTACCGCTTGCTGAGGTACAGCCCTGGGAAGGATGCATGGGATGAGTGCCCCTACAGCGCCAGCCACCGGCGTTCCAGCGACATGGTGGCGTTGGGAGCCTTCCTCTACCGCTTCGACCTGCTGCGGGGCGTGGGCGCTGCGGTGATGCGCTACAACACGGTGACCGGCTCCTGGAGCCGGGCGGCCTCCTTGCCACTGCCCGACCCGGCCCCACTGCACTGCACCGCGCTGGGCAACACCATTTACTGCCTCAACCACCAGGTCACGGCCACCTTTACGGTCTCCGAGGGGACTGCCCAGTTCCAGGCCAGGGAGCTGCAGCCCTTTGCTCTGGGGAGTAAGGGCGTCCTCTGTCCATTCATCCTGACTCTGCCTGCCACCGACCCCCTGCAGACTGCCCTCTGA